The following nucleotide sequence is from Trifolium pratense cultivar HEN17-A07 linkage group LG2, ARS_RC_1.1, whole genome shotgun sequence.
GAATATAGATTTTACACCTAACTCCCACCTAGCTGCAATTTACTACAATCAAGGCAATTCAAATCTGTTCAGAATCAATGTTGATGTTACACTAGTTGATCTGAAGAATCAACTGACCGAACTCAGCTGCCGTCTCCACGGACTAGATCAAAGAAGGGTGACGGAAGTAGTTTATCGTCGTCCGTCAGTTTGCTCAGATGGAAAGTTGTTATTGACCAAGATGAAACTTCACAACGACGAAGATGTCATATCAATGATGTCTATTTTTTCTCAATTCATGACAAAGGGACCGATCGAGCTAGACGTTAATTTGGTTAGATCCGTGGAAGATATTTTGGCAAACATGGTTGCACCCGGAGATGGTGAAGTTGAAACAATTAATTTAGCCGATGATTTTTaatgtatcatttttttattaactaatGTATGGTTATATTTAATGTTTTTCTTGTTCATTTAATTTTAACGCCTTTGttgttaattttcaattttaattaatcagAAGTTTATTGTTTATAATGTATGTGCTCACATCCTAGTAGGCGAACTCCTCTACGAATTTGACATATTCGCTGTCTATGAAGCGAACGTGAACAACAGTGAAAAAATGGCAGAAAGACATACCCatcaaaatttatttcattaatattaattaattaagacgATGTTAATTAcatcataaaacaaaaaaattacatcatagtagacaaaaaaattacataaaaaaataaaataataagtcgTAAAGAGCAAAAAAGGATGCATTGGCAACTTGGTAATGAAAGGGGTGATGTTGTTCCGGTGTCAAATAATATTAACAACCCATCAGTTGAGTTTGTTCGGACAGTAGATCTTAGACACCAAATGCAACCACTTTCCCAATACCGATACATTCACGTTTATTTTCCCCGTTGGGACTTTGCTTCTTTGCTCGACTCCATTTCGATTACTTATAACTTTCCTAATTAATTTTGGACACAAAAGTCCAATGTCGATTACAATAACTTTCTCAACCATGGTGAAAAAACAACACCGATAAGAAAGTTATAAATAATCGACAACAAACGATGCAGCCGTTTACACCAAACTAACaacacttaaaaataaaaattaaaagaaaaaaaaaaagaaaaaaaaaagaagaatgacAGAATGAGGGAGGGTGAGAGTAATtttggtgtgatttttcacTCCATGGTCCCCCCCCTTATAGTAATTGGCTGAAGCCACATCACAGCCTCCCACGTGACTAATCAGATTTGGCCACGTGACAGTCAATTTTGATTGCATGGGGGGCTTTTTTTTACAGTCGACAGGTTCGTTGCTTAGCAAGCGAAC
It contains:
- the LOC123904823 gene encoding uncharacterized protein LOC123904823; the encoded protein is MENIDFTPNSHLAAIYYNQGNSNLFRINVDVTLVDLKNQLTELSCRLHGLDQRRVTEVVYRRPSVCSDGKLLLTKMKLHNDEDVISMMSIFSQFMTKGPIELDVNLVRSVEDILANMVAPGDGEVETINLADDF